tttttttaataagatgggaattttcgccagtcctgatgtgtgtgtccagtttggtgagttatgAAGCATTCATAAGAGGTTCAAATTACATCTCAAAGAGGGAAAGATggcatttttttaggaaaattttgttttgaaggggtttttgccaacttcctgttgatttttgatgaAGGAAGTCagtgaatgaaatctaggtctaagtcggatctacatagaggtttttgtttcatgtctgtacgacattcctaacggaagttacaagcagttttgtctgtgttttttcctagggggcgctagagcacaattttgagtttttttttgttgttgttttttttaattaggtgccaattttcgccagtcctgatgtgtgtgtccagtttggtgatttttgaagcatttataagggggtcaaattacagctcaaagaggcaaaaatggcattttttaggaacattttgttttgaaggggtttttgccaacttcctgttgatttttgctgaaggaagtcaatgaatgaaatctaggtctaagtcagacctacatagaggttcttgtttcatgtctgtacgacattcctaacggaagttacaagcagttttgtctgtgttttttcctagggggcgctagagggcaatttttttaatttttaattttttttaattagatggcaattttcgctagtcctgatgtgtgtgtccagtttgatgaGATTTAAGCATTTATAAGGGCGTCAAATTACACACCAAAGAGGctaaaatggcatttttttaggaatattttgttttgaaggggtttttgccaacttcctgttgatttttgctgaaggaagtcagtaaatgaaatctaggtctaagtcagacctacatagaggtttttgtttcatgtctgtacgacattcctaatggaagttacgagcagttttgtctgtgttttttcctagggggcgctagagcgcaattttgagttttttgttgttgttgttttttttaattagatggcaattttcgccagtcctgatgtgtgtgttaaatttggtgagttttgacgcatgttaagggggtcaaattacagaataataaaaccttagaaatacaataaggtcctctgtcccaatgGGACATTTGGTCTTGGAAATCAGTTTTGAGGACCAAATAATTGTATCGAGATCTGGGACGTTCCTAACaacttttgtttagttttattcACAATGTAGTTACACGAACAACACGGATACATCGAAAATGCGTCCGGTGTGTTAGTTTTCTGGCACTTGACTACGGTTCCTCCGTTACATCTGCAGAATGTACTGATTGATAAACTCGTTCTGTTCCAATTCCACTTTGGACAAGGTTTCGTACTCAATGCGATATCGCTCCAGCTGCATCATCTTCTCCACGATAAGGACTTGGAGTTGCTGCTGCTGGGCCTCCCTTTGTTTCGCCACGAACTTCAGAAGATTTCTGGTCCCGAGAGCCTTCAACTTCTCTCGCTCCGTCTCATTTGCCAACTCATCCACCAGCTCCATGAGGCCGCCGACAATCTTCAGGAACTGGACGATTTTGTCCAAGAAGTCTTTGCAGTCTTCTTTCAGCTCCGACGTCTTCTGGCTGACATCAGGCTCCAGGGCACGGAGCTTGTTGAGTTCGTCGAAATAACAGCCGGCCTCTGCTAACGCGTCTTTAGACATGGTCAGGACACCTGTGTCAGAACAACAGACACTGGTTTTCAGGACACCTGTGTCAGAACAAGATGCACTGACTGTCAGGACACCTGCGACTGAACAACAGGCACTGACTGTCAGGACACCTGTGTCAGAACAAGATGCACTGGCTGTCAGGACACCTGCGACTGAACAAGATTCACTCACTGTCAGGACACCTGTGTCAGAACAAGATGCACTGACTGTCAGGACACCTGTGTCTGAACAAGACGCACTGACTGTCAGGACACCTGTGTCTGAACAAGATGCACTGGCTGTCAGGACACCTGCGACTGAACAACAGGCACTGACTGTCAGGACACCTGTGTCTGAACAAGATGCACTGACTGTCAGGACACCTGTGTCTGAACAACAGGCACTGACTGTCAGGACACCTGTGTCTGAACAAGATGCACTGACTGTCAGGACACCTGTGTCTGAACAAGATGCACTGACTGTCAGGACTCCTGTGTCTGAACAAGATGCACTGACTGTCAGGACACCTGTGTCTGAACAACAGGCACTGGCTGTCAGGACACCTGTGTCTGAACAAGATGCACTGACTGTCAGGACACCTGTGTCAGAACAAGATGCACTGACTGTCAGGACACCTGTGTCTGAACATGATGCACTCACTGTCAGGACACCTGTGTCAGAACAACAGGCACTGGCTGTCAGGACACCTGTGTCAGAACAACAGGCACTGACTGTCAGGACACCTGTGTCTGAACAACAAGCACTGACTGTCAGGACACCTGCATCAGAACAACAGGCACTTTCTGTCAGGACACCTGTGTCCGAAGAACAGGCACTGGTTTTCAGGACACCTGTGTCCGAACAACAGACACTGACTGTAGGATGATATGCATGAATTCCTAAAAAGATTTTTCCGTACATaactttcggttcggtacatatcAGGCATCAAATGATAACAATAATCAAATATATCGTGGAGTCATTGGCTAAAGGGAGTCCAGTCGCATCTTTAATGCACAAAAGGTATCAAAGTGGATCTCCGTGTCCCTCAATTTTTCTAGTGATCTGCGTATGAATTTTTCCGAGAATCATAATTATTGGAGTTTACTTGTTGAACCCTAAACCAAGACTAAACCTGACCATAAAACCGAAGAACACATTAAACGGTGACTATGTTGTACCATTACAGTTCTAGTGAGTTACTATTCTATACTGTTGATATTGTAACATAACTAAGTTACTTTTCCCTTAAGTATTACGATTCCTTTAGTTCTTTGGTGGATTGGAAGTTTCAACATTTTGCTGGTAAGAAACAAACCAAAATAAGTGACTTTTCCTGTGCTGGTCTTGCTATGAACACAAAGGGCAACCCTGTCGCTCACTAGAAAAGTGAAAGTCACATGTTGATGCAAACTCGGTGAAGCCGTTTGTTCGATACGTTTTAGATACATTTCCTGTTGGTACGGCTAACACCAAGGAATGTTTCTGTTTCATTTCTAGTCAACGTGCCAGTTTCCACCGATACTGTACTGCATCCGTGCCCTAAATATATGCAGAGCTATTATTTTTGCCGGTCGCTGCAACACGGCGGATCAATTTAGCTCAAATGGGCTTGTGTGAGACAGGAAGTCATGAAATAAACGATCTGGCTGACTTTCACAAATAAAATACACTGTTCAaggcatatttgccaaccctcccagattttccgggagactcccgaaattcagcgcctctcccgaaaacctcccggaagaaattttctcccgaaaatctcccgaaattcagccggaattggaggccacgccccctccagctccatgcggaccggagtggggacagcctgttttcacgtccgctttcctactACATAAACAGCttgaaaaactgcacacacaaggagaccaAGCAGAAGAACGATACTCCCGtcgacgtcctactgggtgtgagttttcctcgcccttatgtgggcctagcgaggatgtcgtagtggtttgtgcagccctttgagacactagtgatttaggtttaagtaaacattgattaattgattgattgaggaacgagcaaaatgaagaaacacgcctgcaagttccaaaacgaatggaaacaaggatttcagtttatccaggagagttccaaggggaaggggtatgttgcctgtaaattttgtagaacagacttctccattgaacacggtgaacggatatactgaGCCATGAggcacaaagcgtccgcaacgcagcatcgttcacaacccagtattacgggccacctcgcaaaatggagacccgatggtgtaacttatgctgagacaaagatggctatgctgatagctggaagcaacatcccgatctcatttgcggatgtctacaaccaatctgtgaaggatgttcccgtATTCGGacatcgctcgccaatacgcaaatggcagaacaaaggttactcaaatagtgaaaggtaagtgttgttgtttgttttttttagtaaccagcaagcacagtacagttagtacaactgtgtttttattactgtgcatTTGATAGGTGCAAATATTtattctatttatatatataatcaaataaatatatatagctagaattctgaaagtcaagtatttcatatatgggactctcgctgctgtgttggatccgctttggactggacactcgcggctgtgtttggatccattatggattgaactttcacagtatcatgttagaccttgacatccattgctttcgtcctctccaaggttctcatagtcattattgtcaccgacgtcccactgggtgtgagttttccttgcccttatgtgggcctaccgaggatgtcgtagtggtttgtgttgtggtttgtgcagccctttgagacactagtgatttagggctatataagtaaacattgattgattgattgattgattgaagaacgagcaaaatgaagaaatacgcctgcaagttccaaaacgaatggaaacaaggatTTCAGTTTAGCCAGGAGAGTTccaaggggaaggggtatgttgcctgtaaattttgtagaacagactttcccattgaacacggtgaacggatatactcagccatgaggcacaaagcgtccgcaacgcagcatcgttcacaacccagttttatgggccacctcgcaaaatggagacccgatggtgtaacttatgctgagacaaagatggctatgctgatagctggaagcaacatcacgatctcatttgcggatgtctacaacaaatccgtgaaggatgttcccggattcggagatcgctcgccaatacgcaaatggcagaacaaaggttactcaaatagtgaaaggtaagtgttgctgtttgttttttttagtaaccagcaagcacagtacagttagtacaactgtgtttttattactgtgtatttgatatgtgccgtctgaaattcaactatttcttctatttatatatataatcaaataaatatatatagctagaattcactgaaagtcaagtatttcatatatatatataaatatatatgaaatactcaagttggtgaattgtagctgtaaatatactccccccctcttaaccacgcccccaaccatgcctccaccccacccccaaccacaccccccaccccctgaaatcggaggtctcaaggttggcaagtatggttcaaGGCGGATGGTATCTCAGACCTTGGAACGTCCTAATGGGCGGGTGACGGAGCTCAAGTCAACTTGCTGAACGGCTATGCTAATAAGTCTCCACCTGGACACTTTCACAAGACTGACATCATAAAGACGTAAATATTTATGTTTTGTAGCCTTGACGACATCGACATGATGACTCAAACCTCCGACCTGGCCTAAACGCTCATTTCATGCGAAAGACCGCTAAAATACTGACATTTGTAATTACCAGCCCGCAGTAGCCACACCAACAGGGACAAAACATCAGGTTTTGAGACTTAAAGTATTGGGACTCACAGAGCGTTTCACTCTAGAATAAACCATCGAGAGTAGCAAGCGGACCGCTCTTTTTCAGAGTTCGACTGCGTTCACATGGTTATCGTCACCACTTTACACCTAAACTTATGCAAGGAACACAAATCCTTTTTTACAGACAGCATCAACATTGGGGACTGACAGAGCATTTCACTCTTGAATAAACCATCGAGAGTAGCAAGCGGACCGCTCTTTTTCAGAGTTCCACTGCGTTCACGTCGTTATCGTCACCACTTTACACCTAAACTTATGACGGGGAACACAAATCCTTTTTTACACACAGCATCAACATTGGGGACTGACAGAGCATTTCACTCTTGAATAAACCATTGAGAGTAGCAAGCGGACCGCTCTTTTTCAGAATTCGACTGCGTTCACATGGTTATGGTCACCACTTTACACCTAAACTTATGACGGGGAACACAAATCCTTCTTTACACACAGCATCAACATTGGGGACTGACAGAGCATTTCACTCTTGAATAAACCATCGAGAGTAGCAAGCGGACCGCTCTTTTTCAGAGTTCGACTGCGTTCACATGGTTATCGTCACCACTTTACACCTAAACGTATGCAAGGAACACAAATCCTTCTTTACACACAGCATCAACATTGGGGACTGACAGAGCATTTCACTCTTGAATAAACCATCGAGAGTAGCATGCGGACCGCTCTTTTTCAGAGCTCGACTGCGTTCACATGGTTATCGTCACCACTTTACACCTAAACTTATGACGGGGAACACAAATCCTTCTTTACACACAGCATCAACATTTGGGACTGACAGAGCATTTCACTCTTGAATAAACCATCGAGAGTAGCAAGCGGACCGCTCTTTTTCAGAGTTCGACTGCGTTCACATGGTTATCGTCACCACTTTACACCTAAACTTATGACGGGGAGCACAAATCCTTCTTTATACACAGCATCAACATTGGGGACTGACAGAGCATTTCACTCTTGAATAAACCATCGAGAGTAGCAAGCGGACCGCTCTTTTTCAGAGTCCGACTGCGTTCACATGGTTATCGTCACCACTTTACACCTAAACTTATGACGGGGAACACAAATCCTTCTTTATACACAGCATCAACATTGGGGACTGACAGAGCATTTCACTCTTGAATAAACCATCGAGAGTAGCAAGCAGACCGCTCTTTTTCAGAATTCGACTGCGTTCAGGTCGTTATCGTCACCACTTTACACCTAAACTTATGACGGGGAACACAAATCCTTCTTTATACACAGCATCAACATTGGGGACTGACAGAGCATTTCACTCTAGAATAAACCATCGAGAGTAGCAAGCTGACCGCTCTTTTTCAGAGTTCGACTGCGTTCACATGGTTATCGTCACCACTTTACACCTAAACTTATGCATGGAACACAAATCCTTCTTTATACACAGCATCAACATTGGGGACTGACAGAGCATTTCACTCTTGAATAAACCATCGAGAGTAGCAAGCGGACCGCTCTTTTTCAGAGTTCGACTGCGTTCATGTCGTTATCGTCACCACTTTACACCTAAACTTATGACGGGGAACACAAATCCTTCTTTATACACAGCATCAACATTGGGGACTGACAATGCATTTCACTCTTGAATAAACCATCGAGAGTGTAGCAAGCTGACCGCTCTTTTTCAGAGTCCGACTGCGTTCACATGGTTATCGTCACCACTTTACACCTAAACTTATGCATGGA
The sequence above is drawn from the Nerophis ophidion isolate RoL-2023_Sa linkage group LG03, RoL_Noph_v1.0, whole genome shotgun sequence genome and encodes:
- the LOC133548701 gene encoding intraflagellar transport protein 20 homolog isoform X1, with amino-acid sequence MVMQTELGRQRAGVLTMSKDALAEAGCYFDELNKLRALEPDVSQKTSELKEDCKDFLDKIVQFLKIVGGLMELVDELANETEREKLKALGTRNLLKFVAKQREAQQQQLQVLIVEKMMQLERYRIEYETLSKVELEQNEFINQYILQM
- the LOC133548701 gene encoding intraflagellar transport protein 20 homolog isoform X2, with the translated sequence MILLTAGVLTMSKDALAEAGCYFDELNKLRALEPDVSQKTSELKEDCKDFLDKIVQFLKIVGGLMELVDELANETEREKLKALGTRNLLKFVAKQREAQQQQLQVLIVEKMMQLERYRIEYETLSKVELEQNEFINQYILQM
- the LOC133548701 gene encoding intraflagellar transport protein 20 homolog isoform X3; translation: MSKDALAEAGCYFDELNKLRALEPDVSQKTSELKEDCKDFLDKIVQFLKIVGGLMELVDELANETEREKLKALGTRNLLKFVAKQREAQQQQLQVLIVEKMMQLERYRIEYETLSKVELEQNEFINQYILQM